The Thermosynechococcus sp. HN-54 DNA segment CTGACCTTTACGGTGCCGGAGGAGCGGTTTCGTCCCCAAGAGATTCCGACATTTTGGCAGCAGGTGCAGCCCCTCTTGGATGCGGAGAGTTTAGAGGTGGCTTGGGAAATTATCCGTGAGGAAAACCGCACGATTACACCGGCAGATTTAGCGGAACTGCTTTTTTCGGAGCGATCGGCGGTGGCCTGCTATGCTGCCTACTACCTCCTCAGTGAGGATCGCTTCTATTTCAAGCTCAAGGGGGAAGCCTACGAACCTCGGCCGGCAGCTCAAGTGGCGGAACTCAAACACCAAAGTGAGCGGGAAGCCCAACGCTTGGCGGAGGAAGCCAGCTTTCGGGAACATGTGGCGCAAGCCCTCAGGGGCGAAGCAGTGGTGTGGTCGGCGAGCGATCGCAAGCGCCTCGAGCAATTAGAACGTTATGCTATAGCCATTGAACCGAGTGCCCAACACCAAGCTGCTATTGATCTGCTCAGTGAATTGAAGCGTCCCACCCAACCCCTTGGGGCGTTCCAACTGCTGGTGGATCTTGGCCTTTGGTCAGAGCACGAAAATCTGTTCCTGCGCCGTAGTCAAATTGACGTTGAATTCTCTGCCAAGGTACTTGCTGTGGCCCATGAACGCCTCACTTCACCCCCCACGGACATTGACGCTCCCCTGCGCCGCGATCTCACCCATCTAAAGGTCTATACGATTGACGACGAAAGTACCCAAGAAATTGACGATGGCCTTAGCCTCGAAATCGTGGGCGATCGCCAAAAGCTGTGGATTCACATTGCCGATCCTACCCGCTGGGTGATGGTGGATGATGTCTTGGATCAGGAAGCTCGCCGCCGCGCCACAACCGTTTATTTACCCACGGGCATGATTCCCATGTTTCCCACGGAATTGGCCACAGGTCCGATGAGCTTGGTTGCGGGACAAACCTGTTGTGCCCTGAGTTTTGGCATCCTTTTGGCTGAGAACGGCGAAGTGCTCGAGTACGAAATCTGCCCTAGTTGGATCCGCCCCACCTATCGCCTCAGCTATGACGATGTGGACATGATTTTGGAACAGGGGGTCACCGGCGAAGCAGATCTACTGGCGATCGCCCAATGGGGACAGCGGCGCAGTGAGTGGCGACAGCAACGGGGAGCCATTCGCATTAACATTCCTGAACCTAATATTAAAGTAGCTGGAGAAGAGGTGGAAATCTCGCCCCTCCATGACTCACCCGCCCGCCAACTGGTGGCAGAAATGATGATCCTTGCCGGTGAAGTGGCCGCCCATTTTGGCACCCGTGAGGGAATCCCCTTGCCCTTTCGTAGTCAATCGCCACCAGAACTGCCCCCAGAAGAAGAATTATTGCAATTGCCGGCGGGTATTGTCCGTGACTGTGCCATTCGCCGCTGTATGCCCCGCAGTGAGATGAGTACCCAAGCCAGCCCCCATGCCAGTCTGGGTCTTGATGCCTACTGTCAGGTGACCTCCCCGATTCGCCGCTACACAGATCTATTGGCACATCGTCAGATCAAAGCCCACCTGCGGGGGGAAACGCCGCCCCTGACCCCGGAACAACTCAATGAAATTTTATTGGGACTGATGTCTTCGGTTCAGGAGTCCTCGCTGGTAGAGCGGCAAACCAATCGTTATTGGTGCTTGGAGTACTTGCGGCGGCATCGCGAAGAGGTGTGGCGGGGCATTTTGTTGCGTTGGTTGCGTCCTGAGGAGGGACTGGGGCTAGTACTGTTGGAAGATTTGGGCGTGGAACTGGCCATGCGCTTTCAACGGCAGGCAAAGCTGGGAGAATCGGTGCTGGTGCGGGTGAGTCGGGTTGATCCTCGCGGTGATCAAATTTGGCTGGAGGAGGTGCCCAGCGATTCAGTGACATCAACAGAAACCGTTGCTTTGTCTTCAACGTGATCCCAATGCGAAAATGGCAATGTATGCAGGGGTGTGGTGCCTGCTGTTACCTTGAGTTGAGCGATCGCTCAGAAGTGCCGACCATTCTCAATGAGGAAGAATTTGCCCTCTATCAATCCCTCATTGGTGCCGATGGCTGGTGTATTCACTTTGACCCCCTGAGCCGCCGCTGCCGTATCTATAAAAATCGTCCCCGCTTTTGCCGCGTCACTCCAGAAGTGTTTGAGGATTTGTACGGTGTGACGCCTGAGGAGCTGGATGAGTTTGCCATTCAGTGCTGCTGTGAACACATTAGCGATCGCTACGGAGAGCAGAGCTGGGAACTACTGCGCTATGAATATCTCGTGGCTCAGGGCGTAGATCCCCAACAGGGGGAGGAGGCTCCCTAGTCCTGTCCTTTGTGAAGGGACACCTATAATGACAGCAAATGACAACAGTTGTGTTCAGCCAGAGCCTATGGATGACTATCGCATTCGGATTAACTTGGTCGAAGGCTCGGTGAGTTTTCGCTTCTCCCCAGACGCAGCAGAGGCCCTACGGCAAGAGATTCAGGCTTTAATGGAACGGATGCGGGCGATTGCCAACGCCAAGAGTAGAGGGACTCTTCCGCCTCCCCAAGCCGCCATGGAATATCAGCACGTGGGCGAAGTCTTTCTCGAAGTGTTTTGTAATCCCAATCTCTGGCCCAACCCCTACGCCGCCAAGGTTCTATTGACCGTACGCGATGACCGCATTCGCCTGACGACGGAGGCAGAGTTAAATCGCTTAGTGGAAGACCTCAACCAGTTTCTCGCCAGTCTTCCCCCCTAGGGGGACAACATCTGTTAGGTTGAGGATATGGTTACTCTTCCTAAAACTGGCCGCTCTAGCCGTTTTCGTCGCCTGCTGACCTATTTGCGTCCTCACCAAGGAAAAATTTGGGGGGGGATTGTCGCCCTTTTTATCGTCAACCTTTTGGGCACCTATTTGCCCCTGCTCATTGGCACTGCGGTTGATGAATTGCAGGCTAAGTTTGACTTTCAGCGGGTGGTATTTTATGCCCTGCTGCTCATTGGCCTAGCCTCCCTGATGTGGCTGATTCGCATGGCCTCGCGCCTCTGGATCTTTGGCGCAGGGCGATTGGTGGAATTTGACCTCAAGCAACGGCTCTTTGAACATCTCCTGCGTTTAGAACCCAGTTACTTTGCGGAGAATACCCCTGGGGATCTCATTAGCCGTGCCACGAGTGATGTGGACAATATCCGCCGTCTGGTGGGCTTTGCCCTCTTGAGTGCCGCTAACACGGTTTTTGCCTACGGCATGACGCTGCCGGTGATGCTGGCGATTCATCCGGGCTTGAGTTTGGGGGCGATCGCCGTCTATCCCGCAGTTCTCTTTATTGTCCAAACTTTTAGCGATCGCCTGCGGGCCGAACAACTAGAGGTGCAACAAAGCCTCTCGGAACTCAGCGATCTCATTCAAGAGGACATGAGTGGCATTGCCCTGATTAAAATCTATGGCCAAGAAGCCAATGAACAACGCCAGTTTGATCAGTTAAATCAAGACTTACTTCGGAATAACTTGGTCTTGGCCAAAACCCGCAACATTCTCTTTCCCCTCTTGGGGGGGATGGTCAGCTTTAGTTTGCTGATTTTGCTGTGGTTTGGCAGCCGCATGATTGCAGCCAATACGATT contains these protein-coding regions:
- a CDS encoding ribonuclease catalytic domain-containing protein, with the protein product MEKGTLIEFRVNNQRRLAVIDRPEGKKHWIAIDQHLQAHTVHPRQLTFTVPEERFRPQEIPTFWQQVQPLLDAESLEVAWEIIREENRTITPADLAELLFSERSAVACYAAYYLLSEDRFYFKLKGEAYEPRPAAQVAELKHQSEREAQRLAEEASFREHVAQALRGEAVVWSASDRKRLEQLERYAIAIEPSAQHQAAIDLLSELKRPTQPLGAFQLLVDLGLWSEHENLFLRRSQIDVEFSAKVLAVAHERLTSPPTDIDAPLRRDLTHLKVYTIDDESTQEIDDGLSLEIVGDRQKLWIHIADPTRWVMVDDVLDQEARRRATTVYLPTGMIPMFPTELATGPMSLVAGQTCCALSFGILLAENGEVLEYEICPSWIRPTYRLSYDDVDMILEQGVTGEADLLAIAQWGQRRSEWRQQRGAIRINIPEPNIKVAGEEVEISPLHDSPARQLVAEMMILAGEVAAHFGTREGIPLPFRSQSPPELPPEEELLQLPAGIVRDCAIRRCMPRSEMSTQASPHASLGLDAYCQVTSPIRRYTDLLAHRQIKAHLRGETPPLTPEQLNEILLGLMSSVQESSLVERQTNRYWCLEYLRRHREEVWRGILLRWLRPEEGLGLVLLEDLGVELAMRFQRQAKLGESVLVRVSRVDPRGDQIWLEEVPSDSVTSTETVALSST
- a CDS encoding YkgJ family cysteine cluster protein → MRKWQCMQGCGACCYLELSDRSEVPTILNEEEFALYQSLIGADGWCIHFDPLSRRCRIYKNRPRFCRVTPEVFEDLYGVTPEELDEFAIQCCCEHISDRYGEQSWELLRYEYLVAQGVDPQQGEEAP